The following proteins come from a genomic window of Carassius auratus strain Wakin chromosome 18, ASM336829v1, whole genome shotgun sequence:
- the LOC113118797 gene encoding extracellular calcium-sensing receptor-like: MWLTLCISLYLSFNCISVASVLRSGTCVLQGHFNLNGMYKDGDFILGGLFEVHFFTVFPEMSFRTEPESPYCEIFNMEGFQHAQTMAFAIEEINKNSNLLPNITLGYHLYDNCVMLGMAFRAALSLASGTEETFSNLNCTGPPPVVGIVGDASSTPSIAISSVLGLFRVPIVSHYATCSCLSDRKKYPSFFRTIPSDAFQVRAMVQILRHFGWTWVGLLYSDDDYGVYAAQAFQQEMQLFGFCVAFSEILPHDNNLRDIQRVMGVIQFSTARVVIVFAPSSFFIPLMEEVVLQNMTGRQWIASEAWATSVESHTPRFLPFLRGTLGIAIRRGEIQRLHDFLLHVNPRRDPKNNMLRIFWENMFECSFETGAKETDGEQVKKVCTGHENLIITNTPYTDVSGLRASYNVYKAVYALAYALHGLIQCEEGKGPFSGNRCADITNLKPWQLVHYLQKVNFTTGFGDHVSFDKNGDALAIYDVLNWQPSSDESIRIYTVGVVNEVTETGMVLTLDENAIYWNFQTKKPPRSVCSESCPPGTRRATRKGFPVCCFDCLPCGDGEISNTTDAVECTECPDEFWSNMDKDKCVPKDVEFLSYEDPLGISLTTASLLGTCFCSLVLVVFAHHRNTPIVRANNSELSFLLLVSLKLCFLCVLLFIGRPQLWTCQLRHAVFGISFVLCISSILVKTMVVIAVFKSSRPEGKGAMKWFGTAQQRCTVLVLTALQIVICAIWLSTASPTPHKNNQYTRSKIVYECAIGSVAGFSMLLGYIGLLAAVSFLLAFLARNLPDNFNEAKFITFSMLIFCAVWIAFVPAYVSSPGKYAVAVEIFAILASSFGLLMAIFAPKCYIILLHPERNTKNAIMGREIHKK; the protein is encoded by the exons ATGTGGCTCACTCTGTGTATTTCTCTATACCTGTCATTTAACTGTATATCAGTAGCTTCAGTCCTCAGATCAGGTACATGTGTGCTACAGGGACACTTTAATTTGAATGGAATGTACAAGGATGGAGATTTTATACTTGGAGGCCTGTTTGAGGTTCACTTCTTTACAGTGTTTCCAGAAATGAGCTTCAGAACAGAGCCAGAATCACCATACTGTGAAAT ATTTAATATGGAAGGTTTCCAGCATGCACAGACCATGGCTTTTGCAATAGAGGAGATTAATAAGAATTCCAACCTACTGCCTAACATCACTCTTGGATACCATCTTTATGACAACTGTGTGATGCTAGGAATGGCTTTCCGGGCTGCCTTATCCCTGGCTAGTGGAACAGAGGAGACTTTCTCCAACCTCAACTGTACTGGCCCTCCTCCAGTGGTTGGAATCGTGGGGGATGCAAGTTCAACTCCTTCCATTGCAATCTCCAGTGTTCTGGGGCTGTTTCGAGTACCTATA GTTAGTCACTACGCCACCTGCTCCTGTTTGAGTGACAGGAAAAAATACCCCTCTTTCTTCAGAACGATCCCCAGTGATGCCTTCCAGGTGCGGGCTATGGTTCAGATCTTGAGACATTTTGGATGGACCTGGGTTGGTCTTCTCTACAGTGATGATGACTATGGTGTCTACGCTGCTCAGGCCTTCCAGCAAGAAATGCAGCTGTTTGGATTTTGTGTTGCTTTTTCTGAAATCCTGCCCCATGATAATAACCTGAGAGATATTCAGCGTGTAATGGGAGTAATTCAGTTCTCTACAGCTAGAGTGGTGATTGTTTTTGCCCCTTCATCTTTTTTCATACCTTTGATGGAGGAGGTGGTATTGCAGAACATGACAGGCAGGCAGTGGATAGCAAGTGAAGCTTGGGCCACCTCTGTAGAATCTCACACTCCACGTTTCCTGCCCTTTCTTAGGGGCACACTGGGCATCGCTATAAGGCGTGGGGAGATACAGAGGCTTCATGACTTTCTGTTACATGTTAACCCCAGAAGGGACCCAAAAAATAATATGTTGAGGATCTTCTGGGAGAACATGTTTGAATGCAGTTTTGAAACTGGGGCTAAAGAGACAGATGGAGAGCAAGTGAAAAAGGTGTGTACAGGACATGAGaatctgatcatcacaaacacaccATACACTGATGTTTCTGGCTTGAGGGCATCATATAATGTGTACAAGGCAGTTTATGCCCTGGCCTATGCACTTCATGGCCTAATACAGTGTGAGGAGGGGAAAGGACCATTCAGTGGGAACAGATGTGCTGATATAACAAACCTTAAACCCTGGCAG CTGGTTCACTACCTACAGAAAGTGAACTTCACCACAGGCTTTGGGGATCATGTGTCATTTGATAAGAATGGAGATGCTCTGGCCATCTATGATGTGCTGAACTGGCAGCCGAGTTCTGATGAATCAATAAGGATCTACACAGTCGGTGTAGTAAATGAAGTGACAGAAACAGGGATGGTGCTTACACTGGATGAGAATGCAATATACTGGAACTTTCAAACCAAAAAA CCCCCACGTTCTGTATGCAGTGAGAGCTGCCCCCCAGGCACCAGACGAGCCACACGGAAAGGCTTTCCTGTCTGCTGTTTTGACTGCCTGCCATGTGGAGATGGCGAGATTTCTAATACAACAG ATGCTGTTGAATGTACAGAGTGTCCAGATGAGTTCTGGTCTAATATGGATAAAGATAAGTGTGTCCCCAAAGATGTAGAGTTTCTATCCTATGAGGATCCTCTGGGCATCTCTCTGACCACTGCATCTCTGCTTGGCACCTGCTTCTGTTCTCTTGTTTTGGTCGTATTTGCGCATCACCGTAACACCCCCATAGTACGTGCCAACAATTCAGAGCTCAGCTTCCTGCTGCTGGTGTCACTTAAACTGTGTTTCCTGTGTGTGCTACTGTTCATTGGCCGGCCGCAATTGTGGACATGTCAGTTAAGACATGCTGTGTTTGGCATAAGCTTTGTCCTGTGCATCTCCAGCATCCTGGTCAAGACTATGGTAGTAATAGCAGTATTCAAGTCATCACGACCAGAGGGTAAAGGAGCGATGAAATGGTTTGGAACAGCTCAACAAAGATGCACAGTTTTGGTTCTAACAGCCCTCCAGATTGTGATATGTGCAATCTGGTTATCAACTGCCTCTCCAACACCCCATAAAAACAACCAGTATACTCGCTCTAAAATAGTATATGAATGTGCTATAGGCTCAGTGGCTGGTTTTTCCATGTTACTCGGCTATATTGGTCTTTTAGCAGCAGTAAGTTTCCTGTTAGCCTTCCTGGCGAGAAACCTTCCAGATAATTTTAATGAGGCAAAGTTCATTACTTTTAGCATGCTGATCTTCTGTGCTGTGTGGATTGCATTTGTTCCAGCATATGTGAGCTCACCAGGGAAATATGCAGTGGCTGTGGAGATATTTGCCATTCTGGCTTCCAGTTTTGGATTACTGATGGCCATATTTGCCCCAAAGTGCTACATAATCCTTTTACATCCTGAGAGAAACACTAAAAATGCCATCATGGGaagagaaatacataaaaaataa